The window GTAGTGGTTCAGACATTGCTCTTTGGAAAGGATTTCTTTCATTTTTAAGTGTTCAGTATTTTAGTGCTGGATCAAGGCCTTGCGTTAGGTTTGGATAAGCATTAAAAAGATTGCTTCGTCCTGCCTCCTCGCAATGATGTTTAGTCTTATGCTTCCTCTCCGTTTACTTTGTGCCAGATCATTACCTGATTACCGAAAATTTTAGAGAAACCTTTAACATCTTCTCCGCTCCAGGCGTTGTTCATTTCACCGTAGCTACCAAATTTGTTGCTCATTAAATCATGGTTAGATTCAATACCGATAATCTGAAAACGATATGGCAATAGTTCAACGAACACTTTACCGCTCACAAATTTTTGTGTATCAGCCAAAAATGCTTCAATGTTCCGCATAATCGGATCGTGGAACTGACCTTCGTGCAACCAGTTACCATAGAAAGAAGATAATTGCTCTTTCCAGCTTAACTGCCATTTGGTTAAAGTATGTTTTTCTAAAGTGTGGTGTGCTTTGATGATAATTACAGGACCAGCGGCCTCGAAACCAACACGGCCTTTAATACCGATAATGGTATCGCCTACGTGGATATCGCGACCAATACCAAAAGGTTGTGCAATAGCCTGTAATTTCTGGATAGCCCTTACCGGCGCTAATTTTTCGCCATCAATAGCAACCAGTTCACCTTTTTCGAAAGTAAGCTCAATTTTGCGCGATTCGGTTTCTGAAACCTGCGTTGGCCATGCAGTTTCAGGTAAAGTTTCGTTAGAAGTTAAAGTTTCTTTACCACCTACCGAAGTACCCCATAAGCCTTTGTTAATTGAATATCTTGCTTTCTCAGCGCTATACTCAACACCATGGCCGGCTAAATATTCGATTTCGGCTTCACGCGATAATTTTAAATCCCTGATTGGGGTAATAATTTCAACACCTGGAATCAGGATATTAAAAATCATATCGAAACGAACCTGGTCGTTACCTGCACCAGTACTGCCATGTGCTACATAATCAGCACCGATTTTCTTTACATAATTAGCAATTGCTGTAGCCTGACTTACGCGTTCTGCACTAACAGAAAGTGGGTAAGTAGCATTTTTCAATACGTTACCGAAAATCAGGTATTTAATACAATCTTCATAATAACCTTCTGTTTCATCTACCACAGCATGCGATTTCACTCCTAAAGCATAGGCTCTTTTCTCAATTTCCTGTAATTCCTCATCAGAGAAACCACCAGTATTTACAATCACCGAGTGAACTTCTAATCCACGGTCTTTTGCCAGGTAAATACAGCAAAATGAGGTATCTAATCCTCCGCTAAATGCTAAAACAACTTTTTTCATGCTATTTAAATAAAAGGGTAAATAAAAATAAAAGGGCTTTTAAGCCAGTTTTTGGCTTAGGTTTAACAACCAAACGTTGTTTAATGCGCATAAAGCGCTCGTATAATTTGGGTTTCTTTTGCAGTTCTTCGGCAAATTGTTTGGCTACTTCGTGTTTTTTCTCAGCCGGATCGTAAAGCATGGCGGTGCACATGCAATTTTTACGTTCCTTCATTTTTAAAATTTCGAAGTTCACGCAACTCTGGCAGCCTTTCCAAAATTCTTCATCC is drawn from Pedobacter sp. HDW13 and contains these coding sequences:
- the argG gene encoding argininosuccinate synthase, which encodes MKKVVLAFSGGLDTSFCCIYLAKDRGLEVHSVIVNTGGFSDEELQEIEKRAYALGVKSHAVVDETEGYYEDCIKYLIFGNVLKNATYPLSVSAERVSQATAIANYVKKIGADYVAHGSTGAGNDQVRFDMIFNILIPGVEIITPIRDLKLSREAEIEYLAGHGVEYSAEKARYSINKGLWGTSVGGKETLTSNETLPETAWPTQVSETESRKIELTFEKGELVAIDGEKLAPVRAIQKLQAIAQPFGIGRDIHVGDTIIGIKGRVGFEAAGPVIIIKAHHTLEKHTLTKWQLSWKEQLSSFYGNWLHEGQFHDPIMRNIEAFLADTQKFVSGKVFVELLPYRFQIIGIESNHDLMSNKFGSYGEMNNAWSGEDVKGFSKIFGNQVMIWHKVNGEEA